The region TTTCCCGCGGCCGATGATCTCCTCCATCATCTGGCGAAGCTTTGGATCCCAATCCGCGCGCAATTCGCGCACCTTCGCGATCAGTTCTTCATTTTCCCATGCCGGCACATCGATTTTGTAGACATTGGCAAACTCGATCATGGTGCTGCGGTCTGCCTCTTCTAAAGTGTCGGCCAGGGCCTGGGCAGCCTGCCGGTCATGCCCCAGTGCCTCAAACGCAGAGCGACCTATGCGGATGGCGCCATCGTAGGTTTCGCGGATAATATCGCGGCAGCCCAAAGCCCAAAGCTTGAACACGTGATCGCGATCAATCGCCCGCGCAATGATATGCACATGCGGGAATTTCTGAACGACATAGCCAACGATCTTGTCGATCTCCTCTTTGTCATCGAGCGCGACGATCAACAGTTTCGCCTTTGCGATCCCTGCGATTGCAAGCAGATCGGGCCGGGTCGCATCGCCGAAATAGGCCTTGGTCCCGAACTTCTCCATGTTTGCGATATGACGTGAATCATAGTCTATCACCGTTGCCTTGTACCCGGCAGCTTCCAGCATTCTATCAACGATCCCGCCTACACGGCCGCGTCCGGCCAAGATGATGTCATTGCTTTCATGGATATCGTCGGCAGCCTGCTCACCCCCCTTGCATAGCGCGGTGCAATCACGCGCTCGTAGAGAATGAAGAGCAGCGGTGT is a window of Altererythrobacter rubellus DNA encoding:
- a CDS encoding NAD-binding protein, which translates into the protein MAGRGRVGGIVDRMLEAAGYKATVIDYDSRHIANMEKFGTKAYFGDATRPDLLAIAGIAKAKLLIVALDDKEEIDKIVGYVVQKFPHVHIIARAIDRDHVFKLWALGCRDIIRETYDGAIRIGRSAFEALGHDRQAAQALADTLEEADRSTMIEFANVYKIDVPAWENEELIAKVRELRADWDPKLRQMMEEIIGRGK